In Alistipes ihumii AP11, a genomic segment contains:
- a CDS encoding RagB/SusD family nutrient uptake outer membrane protein — translation MKKIHIILISILCGLSSCTSVLDKEPLDIISDDVLWNDPVLIDNYLLQCYAEMCFFNEMPYGATQDWFNCMYATGFADESTSAWTQTPKTHWLSISGGDWDWWGYPTVRKLNVFIEKMETAPVDEAVRTARTAEARFLRAFAYFNMVKRYGGVPLILKAQQLSDSPEELYPKRATEEAVYQFILDEMNDIIDNRLLPDAYGAADLGRPTLYAAAALKSRAAMYAGSIASWGTVQLDGLVGIPADKKEHFWQESLNASNRLLYGSPFALYEKYPDDRSKNYRNIFLDENNCEVIFSEIYDGKSGKGHSWDMWQNPSGYNAWAGGQQNCVYLEFVESYENIDGSDPTIDREKVAQYYTWTLDELWGKKDPRFKASIYTQGTPWTHEGASVTLDYHVGIFVDGQWINDGFYEGVPALGVCANNWRPTPFGILKYLDESSAMIPERYYSKTDWIVFRLGEIYLNFAEAAFELNKPDSALWAVNKIRARAGMPELQSITREQIRHERKIELAFEGNRYWDVRRWRTAVQDLSHAWHGMRYKLDWATQKYYVEIVDNICGTPEPYFNEMHYYWPIAQSRTQQNPNLLPNNPGWR, via the coding sequence ATGAAAAAAATCCATATCATACTGATTTCGATACTCTGCGGTCTGAGCTCCTGCACGAGCGTTTTGGACAAAGAGCCGCTGGACATCATCTCGGACGACGTGCTGTGGAACGATCCGGTACTGATCGACAACTACCTGCTGCAATGCTACGCCGAAATGTGCTTTTTCAACGAGATGCCCTACGGCGCGACGCAGGACTGGTTCAACTGCATGTATGCGACCGGCTTCGCCGACGAATCGACCAGCGCATGGACCCAGACACCCAAAACCCATTGGCTGAGCATCAGCGGCGGCGACTGGGACTGGTGGGGTTATCCGACCGTCCGTAAACTGAACGTATTTATCGAAAAAATGGAGACCGCACCGGTCGACGAAGCCGTCCGGACGGCCCGCACGGCCGAGGCCCGCTTCCTCCGGGCATTCGCCTATTTCAACATGGTCAAGCGTTACGGAGGCGTGCCTCTGATCCTGAAAGCGCAGCAACTTTCCGATTCGCCCGAAGAGCTCTACCCGAAACGCGCGACCGAAGAGGCCGTCTACCAGTTCATTCTCGACGAGATGAACGACATCATCGACAACCGGCTGCTCCCCGACGCATACGGAGCGGCCGATCTGGGACGACCGACACTCTATGCCGCCGCCGCATTGAAAAGCCGAGCCGCGATGTACGCGGGTAGCATAGCGAGCTGGGGAACGGTCCAGCTCGACGGTCTGGTGGGTATTCCGGCCGACAAGAAGGAACACTTCTGGCAGGAGTCGCTCAACGCGAGCAACCGCCTGCTGTACGGCAGTCCGTTCGCGCTTTACGAGAAATATCCCGACGACCGCTCGAAAAATTACCGGAACATCTTCCTCGACGAAAACAACTGCGAGGTGATTTTCTCCGAAATTTACGACGGCAAGTCGGGCAAGGGCCACTCGTGGGACATGTGGCAGAATCCGAGCGGATACAACGCATGGGCCGGCGGACAGCAGAACTGCGTCTATCTGGAGTTCGTCGAGTCGTACGAAAACATCGACGGCTCGGATCCCACGATCGACCGCGAGAAGGTCGCCCAGTACTACACATGGACGCTCGACGAGCTGTGGGGCAAGAAAGACCCTCGCTTCAAAGCCTCGATCTATACGCAAGGCACGCCATGGACGCACGAGGGAGCCTCCGTGACGCTCGACTACCACGTAGGCATCTTCGTCGACGGACAGTGGATCAACGACGGTTTCTACGAAGGCGTGCCGGCGCTGGGCGTCTGCGCGAACAACTGGCGCCCCACGCCGTTCGGCATCCTGAAATACCTCGACGAGTCGTCGGCCATGATCCCCGAGCGTTACTACTCGAAAACCGACTGGATCGTCTTCCGGCTCGGCGAAATCTACCTGAATTTCGCCGAAGCAGCCTTCGAACTGAATAAGCCCGACTCGGCGCTGTGGGCCGTGAACAAGATCCGCGCCCGGGCCGGCATGCCCGAACTGCAATCGATCACGCGCGAGCAGATCCGCCACGAACGCAAGATCGAGCTGGCGTTCGAGGGCAACCGTTACTGGGACGTACGCCGCTGGCGGACCGCCGTACAAGACCTCTCGCACGCTTGGCACGGCATGCGCTACAAGCTCGACTGGGCAACGCAGAAATACTATGTCGAGATCGTCGACAACATCTGCGGAACGCCCGAACCCTATTTCAACGAGATGCACTACTACTGGCCTATCGCACAAAGCCGAACCCAACAGAATCCGAACCTGCTGCCCAACAATCCGGGCTGGAGGTAA